One Methanolinea sp. DNA window includes the following coding sequences:
- a CDS encoding dihydroorotate dehydrogenase — protein MLRLLPGPVVAGGVTLRNHMLLAAGILGTTGASLARILRGGAGGVVTKSIGPLPLEGHPGPCVVPLDCGLLNAMGLPNPSMEFLDELAPLRGEPVIASIFGGTPEECATVCSWFRDRVAGVELNLSCPHARGYGAALGTDPTMVEECTRAVASVGLPTWVKLTPNVTDIAEIGMAAERGGASAIVAINTLKAMRISVGLRRPVLGNRYGGLSGRAIFPVAVRCVYELYEACSIPIIGCGGVSSASDVLEMMMAGAVAVEIGTAVMDDTAIFSRIAADLYSADGVPAREIVGCAHD, from the coding sequence ATGCTCAGGCTTCTCCCGGGCCCGGTCGTGGCCGGCGGGGTCACCCTGCGGAACCACATGCTCCTCGCGGCGGGCATCCTCGGCACCACGGGGGCATCCCTCGCCCGGATCCTCCGCGGTGGTGCGGGCGGCGTCGTGACGAAGTCGATCGGGCCCCTCCCCCTCGAGGGGCACCCCGGCCCCTGCGTCGTCCCCCTCGATTGCGGCCTCCTCAACGCCATGGGACTCCCCAATCCCTCCATGGAATTCCTCGACGAGCTCGCGCCGCTCCGCGGCGAACCGGTCATCGCGAGCATCTTCGGGGGGACGCCAGAAGAGTGCGCGACCGTGTGCAGCTGGTTCCGGGACAGGGTCGCGGGCGTGGAACTGAACCTCTCGTGTCCCCACGCGAGGGGGTACGGCGCGGCGCTCGGGACGGACCCGACGATGGTCGAGGAGTGCACGAGGGCCGTTGCATCTGTCGGCCTCCCGACGTGGGTGAAGCTGACGCCGAACGTCACCGACATCGCCGAGATCGGGATGGCCGCAGAGCGGGGCGGCGCGTCGGCGATCGTCGCGATCAACACCCTGAAGGCGATGAGAATCTCGGTGGGACTGCGGCGCCCCGTCCTTGGGAACAGGTACGGCGGGCTCTCCGGAAGGGCGATCTTCCCCGTCGCGGTGAGGTGCGTGTACGAGCTCTACGAGGCGTGCTCCATTCCCATCATCGGGTGCGGGGGCGTGTCGTCGGCATCCGATGTCCTCGAGATGATGATGGCGGGCGCCGTTGCCGTCGAGATAGGGACCGCGGTCATGGATGACACGGCCATATTCTCCCGGATCGCGGCCGACCTTTACTCCGCGGACGGCGTTCCCGCGCGCGAGATCGTGGGGTGCGCCCATGATTGA
- a CDS encoding RDD family protein, producing MFCPKCGRETESGGRYCQWCGADLKIAPPRAVLRKRVGEITTEKYASLPRRIGAGILDIFFLLIFDIFAAGIVTVVSWIFQKPSPLSEAVVMLYQYYLRIPRTDAYGNVVHALLPTQVIIFVGLFFILIPWFYFAYLESSANQATLGKMVMRIAVTDMRGNRISFARGTLRFFCIFLSFLTLFVGFLIPAFTRYKQGLHDIIAGTLMFLQEY from the coding sequence ATGTTCTGTCCGAAGTGCGGGAGGGAAACGGAATCAGGGGGGCGTTACTGCCAGTGGTGCGGTGCAGACCTGAAGATCGCTCCCCCGAGGGCCGTTCTCCGCAAGAGGGTGGGGGAGATCACCACGGAGAAGTACGCGAGCCTCCCGAGGAGGATTGGCGCGGGGATCCTCGACATATTCTTCCTCCTCATCTTCGACATCTTCGCCGCGGGGATCGTCACGGTTGTCTCGTGGATCTTCCAGAAACCGAGTCCCCTCTCCGAGGCGGTGGTCATGCTCTACCAGTACTACCTCCGCATCCCCCGCACGGACGCGTACGGGAACGTCGTCCACGCCCTCCTCCCCACCCAGGTCATCATCTTCGTCGGGCTCTTCTTCATCCTCATCCCGTGGTTTTACTTTGCGTACCTCGAGAGTTCCGCAAACCAGGCGACGCTCGGGAAGATGGTGATGCGGATCGCCGTGACGGACATGAGGGGCAACAGGATCTCCTTCGCGAGGGGGACCCTCCGGTTCTTCTGCATCTTCCTCTCGTTCCTGACGCTCTTCGTCGGGTTCCTCATCCCCGCGTTCACGCGGTACAAGCAGGGTCTCCACGACATCATCGCGGGGACGCTGATGTTCCTCCAGGAGTACTAG
- a CDS encoding lactate dehydrogenase, producing MARISVLGTGRVGGEVAYLCAVLGLADELVMYDSASEFLRAQVLDILHAGIDIQIGTDWREVPKTDVCIFSAGVPRNPGIRTRADLLDANLPVATECSQAIRGFDGILITVTNPVDVNNYYLCKKNGLEPERCIGFGGQLDSARFGLILREANIRGRPFVIGDHGENQVPLFSRLDDPVDIPRREEILACLKGASMEVIKGKGGTVFGPAYHIATLVKTILRNEGTVLPCSCIPSGEYGAADCSIGLPARIGRGGIEKIEEWALDSWESEKFSRALEEVKGLCARLGV from the coding sequence ATGGCACGGATATCCGTCCTCGGGACGGGGAGAGTGGGCGGCGAGGTCGCGTACCTCTGTGCGGTGCTCGGGCTCGCGGACGAGCTCGTGATGTACGACAGCGCGTCCGAATTCCTCCGCGCACAGGTCCTCGACATTCTCCACGCGGGCATCGATATCCAAATCGGCACGGACTGGAGGGAGGTCCCAAAGACCGACGTATGCATTTTTTCGGCCGGCGTGCCGCGTAACCCCGGGATCAGGACACGTGCGGATCTCCTCGACGCGAATCTCCCCGTCGCGACCGAGTGCAGCCAGGCCATCCGCGGATTCGACGGTATCCTCATCACCGTGACAAACCCCGTCGACGTAAACAATTATTACCTCTGCAAGAAAAACGGCCTTGAACCGGAGAGGTGCATCGGGTTCGGCGGCCAGCTCGATTCCGCGAGGTTCGGCCTCATCCTCCGGGAGGCGAATATCCGCGGGCGCCCCTTCGTCATCGGAGACCACGGGGAGAACCAGGTGCCCCTCTTCAGCCGGCTGGACGACCCGGTGGACATCCCGAGGAGGGAAGAGATACTCGCCTGCCTGAAGGGGGCGAGCATGGAGGTCATCAAGGGGAAGGGGGGGACGGTCTTCGGCCCCGCGTACCACATCGCAACGCTCGTGAAAACGATCCTCCGGAACGAGGGGACTGTCCTCCCGTGTTCCTGCATCCCGAGCGGGGAGTATGGTGCAGCGGATTGTTCGATCGGACTCCCCGCGCGAATCGGGCGGGGCGGGATAGAGAAGATCGAGGAATGGGCACTCGATTCATGGGAGAGCGAGAAGTTCTCGCGGGCCCTCGAGGAAGTGAAGGGGCTCTGCGCGAGACTGGGTGTTTGA
- a CDS encoding cobyrinate a,c-diamide synthase encodes MTRGPGVSIPRVVVCGTHSGCGKTTITRGIMEALVARGLSVQPFKVGPDFIDPTHHTAVCGRISRNLDPFMMGEAGVLETFARACRGADIAVVEGVMGMFDGVDGTDTSSTAHVARILSAPCILVVDVHGMSRSAHALLRGYAGFDPSVRIAGVICNRTGSERHRRMIAAGLELPALGFIPREPSLSVESRHLGLHMAHETDKRGVHGRVVAENCDIDGILRVASGAPPLPFAEDYDRAPAPPRVKVGVAMDSAFCFYYHENLDLLRCRGAEVTFFSPLADPLPRVDAVYLGGGYPELFAAALSRSPCTRDLRGAASDGMPVLGECGGLLYLSESLESGGTHRMAGVLPATSRMTGRLQALDYVEGTWEDGPPLSPRGSAVRGHEFHYSIVEPERDARFALSLSRGKGILGGRDGLFEHGTVGTYTHTYFSPAFADSLVRAAEMYQRT; translated from the coding sequence ATGACGCGGGGGCCCGGGGTGTCGATCCCGAGGGTAGTGGTCTGCGGTACCCACAGCGGGTGCGGGAAGACCACGATCACCCGCGGGATAATGGAGGCCCTCGTCGCGCGGGGACTCTCCGTCCAGCCGTTCAAGGTGGGGCCGGACTTCATCGATCCCACGCACCACACCGCCGTGTGCGGGAGGATCTCGCGCAACCTCGACCCCTTCATGATGGGCGAGGCAGGTGTCCTCGAGACATTCGCGAGGGCGTGCCGGGGTGCAGACATCGCGGTCGTCGAGGGCGTGATGGGGATGTTCGACGGCGTGGACGGGACCGACACCTCGAGCACGGCCCACGTCGCGCGGATCCTCTCTGCCCCCTGCATCCTCGTCGTGGATGTCCACGGGATGTCCCGCAGCGCGCACGCGCTCCTGCGCGGGTACGCGGGTTTCGACCCCTCGGTGCGGATCGCGGGGGTGATATGCAACAGGACCGGGAGCGAGCGCCACAGGAGGATGATTGCCGCGGGGCTCGAGCTCCCCGCGCTCGGGTTCATCCCGCGGGAACCTTCCCTATCTGTGGAGAGCAGGCATCTTGGGCTCCACATGGCCCACGAGACCGACAAGAGGGGCGTGCACGGCCGCGTCGTCGCGGAAAACTGCGACATCGACGGGATACTCCGGGTCGCGTCTGGGGCCCCCCCGCTGCCATTCGCGGAGGATTACGACCGCGCGCCCGCTCCCCCGCGCGTGAAGGTGGGCGTCGCGATGGACTCCGCGTTCTGTTTCTACTACCATGAGAACCTCGATCTCCTCCGGTGTCGGGGAGCAGAGGTCACGTTCTTCTCCCCCCTCGCCGATCCCCTCCCCCGGGTCGACGCGGTCTACCTCGGGGGGGGATACCCCGAGCTCTTCGCGGCAGCACTCTCCCGTTCGCCCTGCACGAGGGATCTGCGCGGGGCTGCATCCGACGGGATGCCCGTGCTCGGAGAGTGCGGCGGTCTCCTGTACCTCTCCGAATCGCTCGAGTCCGGGGGCACGCACCGGATGGCCGGAGTCCTCCCCGCGACTTCCCGGATGACCGGGAGACTCCAGGCGCTCGACTACGTGGAGGGGACGTGGGAGGACGGACCCCCCCTCTCGCCGCGCGGGTCTGCCGTGCGGGGGCACGAATTCCACTATTCCATCGTGGAACCTGAACGGGACGCGCGTTTCGCGCTCTCCCTCTCCCGGGGAAAGGGCATCCTCGGCGGCAGGGACGGTCTCTTCGAGCACGGCACCGTCGGCACGTACACCCACACCTACTTCTCGCCCGCGTTCGCCGATTCCCTCGTCCGCGCCGCGGAGATGTACCAGAGGACATAG
- a CDS encoding DNA-directed DNA polymerase: MRGEPGTGGEGGGEGTAGLAISVNQIEYTVGPSGPVVHVFGRDTGRNSVHLQVTGFRPYFYVPAELAAEIPPSPRAEVEEGKRYRSIRGETLVRIFTQRPTDVREERERYKVHYEADIPFTTRFAIDCGIRGGMSSPAPCADYGQVSPSDTDVPPRICMVDIECDDAHGFPQPARDAIICITAWDSYTGRYTTFACAPPGKALGGPVPLREAPRESGCFDPARHEVTLYPDERTMLQAFVSYVKQTDPDILSGWNFTEFDLPYISRRMDALSLAFSGLSRIEGEIERLAVRGRAIFDLLLAYRKMHVTQKESYRLDAVAEAELGDTKVKYKGTLSATWRDDLPALVEYNYKDVYLCVGINEKNRIIEFYREIARYVGCPLEKTLNSSNIIDILVLRKAHGKFVLPSKGYAPAEEFEGATVFDPTRGIRENVVVLDLKSLYPMAMMTINASPETKDPKGELRAPNGVRFRKEPDGLTRSIIRDLLAERDEKKAMRNRFPFGSPEYVLYDMQQNVIKVIMNSYYGVSGYARFRLYDREIGAAVTSVGRAIIEHTRRVIEGLGYRVIYGDTDSCMVELPGLGLEETIAESRRIEAVVNESYAEFARRELNADVHYFSIKFEKVYRRFFQAGRKKRYAGHLVWKEGVPVDGIDIVGFEIRRSDYPQITKVVQARVIELILKGEGYEAVRKYLGEVIRDFRAGKYTLDEIGIPGGIGKELGDYQNDDAHVRGAKYANEYLGMDFSRGSKPKRVYIKNVTGKYPKTDVLCFEYGDQVPPEFQVDWEVMMEKTIKQPISRIIEALGWSWSDIDPSRTTLAQWGIG, translated from the coding sequence ATGCGAGGGGAACCCGGGACGGGAGGAGAGGGCGGAGGCGAAGGAACTGCAGGACTCGCCATCTCCGTGAACCAGATCGAGTACACGGTGGGCCCCTCCGGGCCCGTCGTCCACGTCTTCGGCAGGGACACCGGGAGGAACTCCGTTCACCTGCAGGTGACGGGATTCCGGCCGTACTTCTACGTCCCCGCCGAGCTCGCCGCGGAAATTCCCCCGTCCCCGAGGGCCGAGGTGGAGGAAGGGAAGAGGTACCGGTCGATCCGCGGAGAGACCCTCGTGAGGATCTTCACGCAACGGCCGACCGACGTCAGGGAAGAGAGGGAGCGGTACAAGGTCCACTACGAGGCGGACATCCCCTTCACCACGCGGTTTGCGATCGACTGCGGGATACGGGGAGGGATGTCCTCGCCGGCCCCCTGTGCCGACTACGGGCAGGTCTCCCCCTCGGACACGGACGTGCCGCCGCGGATCTGCATGGTGGACATCGAGTGCGACGATGCGCACGGTTTCCCCCAGCCCGCGCGCGACGCGATCATCTGCATCACGGCGTGGGATTCCTACACGGGCAGGTACACCACGTTCGCGTGCGCTCCCCCGGGGAAGGCACTCGGCGGGCCGGTCCCCTTGCGCGAAGCGCCGCGGGAATCCGGCTGTTTCGATCCCGCGCGGCACGAGGTGACGCTCTACCCCGACGAGAGAACGATGCTCCAGGCATTCGTATCCTACGTGAAGCAGACGGACCCCGACATCCTCTCGGGCTGGAACTTCACCGAGTTCGACCTGCCCTACATCTCCCGGAGGATGGATGCCCTCTCCCTTGCATTCTCGGGCCTCTCGCGGATCGAGGGCGAGATCGAGCGCCTCGCGGTCCGGGGGAGGGCGATATTCGACCTCCTCCTCGCGTACCGGAAGATGCACGTGACACAGAAGGAATCCTACCGGCTCGACGCCGTCGCGGAGGCGGAACTGGGCGACACGAAGGTAAAATACAAGGGGACGCTCTCGGCCACGTGGCGGGACGACCTGCCCGCACTCGTCGAGTACAATTACAAAGACGTGTACCTCTGCGTGGGGATCAACGAGAAGAACAGGATAATCGAGTTCTACCGGGAGATCGCGCGATACGTGGGCTGTCCCCTCGAAAAGACGCTCAACTCCTCGAACATCATCGACATCCTCGTCCTCCGGAAGGCACACGGGAAGTTCGTCCTCCCCTCGAAGGGATACGCCCCCGCGGAAGAGTTCGAGGGGGCGACGGTATTCGACCCGACGAGGGGTATCCGCGAGAACGTCGTTGTCCTCGACCTAAAGTCGCTCTACCCCATGGCCATGATGACGATCAACGCGTCCCCGGAGACGAAGGACCCGAAGGGAGAACTCCGGGCACCAAACGGTGTCAGGTTCAGGAAGGAACCGGACGGCCTTACCCGGAGCATCATCCGCGACCTCCTCGCCGAGAGGGACGAGAAGAAGGCGATGAGGAACAGGTTCCCCTTCGGGTCGCCGGAATACGTCCTGTACGACATGCAGCAGAACGTCATCAAGGTCATCATGAACAGTTACTACGGGGTGAGCGGGTACGCGCGGTTCCGGCTCTACGACAGGGAGATCGGCGCGGCGGTCACGTCCGTAGGGAGGGCGATCATCGAGCACACCCGGAGGGTGATCGAGGGACTGGGGTACCGCGTCATCTACGGGGACACGGACTCCTGCATGGTCGAGCTCCCGGGGCTCGGCCTCGAGGAGACGATCGCGGAGTCCCGGCGGATAGAGGCGGTGGTCAACGAGAGCTACGCGGAATTCGCCCGCAGGGAACTGAATGCAGACGTCCACTACTTCTCGATAAAGTTCGAGAAGGTCTACCGCAGGTTCTTCCAGGCCGGGAGGAAGAAGAGGTACGCCGGGCACCTGGTCTGGAAGGAAGGTGTGCCCGTGGACGGGATCGACATCGTGGGCTTCGAGATCCGGCGGAGTGACTACCCCCAGATCACGAAGGTCGTCCAGGCCCGGGTCATCGAGCTGATCCTCAAGGGGGAAGGCTACGAAGCCGTCCGGAAGTACCTCGGGGAAGTGATCAGGGACTTCCGCGCCGGGAAGTACACGCTCGACGAGATCGGGATCCCCGGGGGGATCGGGAAGGAACTCGGAGATTACCAGAACGACGATGCCCACGTGAGGGGGGCGAAGTACGCGAACGAGTACCTCGGCATGGACTTTTCGCGGGGGAGCAAGCCGAAGAGGGTGTACATCAAGAACGTCACGGGGAAGTACCCGAAGACCGATGTCCTCTGCTTCGAGTATGGCGACCAGGTCCCGCCCGAGTTCCAGGTCGACTGGGAGGTCATGATGGAAAAGACCATCAAGCAGCCGATATCCCGGATCATCGAGGCGCTCGGGTGGTCGTGGTCGGACATCGACCCCTCCCGGACGACCCTCGCCCAGTGGGGGATAGGGTGA
- a CDS encoding ABC transporter permease — protein sequence MNGRNVLLVAAKDLRSLGNERTIVLAILLQLFVALFSSFLMVGLTSMYDPSALARFPGTQYPVGYVGQEGDLARLLRESGQFSVYTMDLANAVGALKERKLSAVVYAPSIPPDSPGPVKVTLYVLQNDIQSTIVSVKLKEVFLAYEEFLRTVRASRLDVVPETLEFPADRSGPGFYEFIYGLLVPLLLMMPAIISAALVIDLVCEEYQHHTLETLLSTPMTMPEVVWGKVAACLLLVPLQAGTWIALLSLNRIAIENIPLVMAHVVTTSLVLVLFATLVALFYRERTSAQFVFSTAVVVIMLAALAFPGNPLNAIAQLSTGTVAPPQFAALLLALAACIVLALATHAAARKLQGRGGE from the coding sequence GTGAACGGGAGGAACGTTCTCCTCGTCGCGGCCAAGGACCTGCGGAGCCTCGGGAACGAGAGGACGATAGTACTCGCGATCCTCCTCCAGCTCTTCGTCGCTCTCTTCTCCTCGTTCCTCATGGTGGGCCTGACCTCCATGTACGATCCCTCCGCGCTCGCGCGGTTCCCGGGCACCCAGTACCCGGTCGGCTACGTCGGGCAGGAGGGGGATCTCGCGCGCCTCCTCCGGGAGAGCGGACAATTCTCGGTGTACACCATGGACCTCGCGAACGCGGTCGGGGCGCTCAAGGAGCGCAAGCTCTCGGCGGTCGTGTATGCGCCGTCCATACCCCCGGATTCGCCGGGGCCCGTCAAGGTCACCCTCTACGTCCTCCAGAACGACATCCAGTCCACAATCGTGAGCGTGAAGCTGAAGGAGGTATTCCTCGCCTACGAGGAGTTCCTGCGGACCGTGCGCGCCTCCCGCCTCGACGTCGTTCCCGAGACCCTCGAATTCCCTGCCGATAGGTCGGGACCGGGGTTCTACGAGTTCATCTACGGCCTCCTCGTCCCCCTCCTCCTCATGATGCCCGCGATCATCTCGGCCGCCCTCGTGATAGACCTCGTCTGCGAGGAGTACCAGCACCACACCCTCGAGACCCTCCTCTCGACGCCGATGACGATGCCCGAGGTCGTCTGGGGCAAGGTCGCGGCCTGCCTCCTCCTCGTCCCCCTCCAGGCGGGAACGTGGATCGCCCTCCTCTCGCTGAACCGCATCGCCATCGAGAACATCCCCCTGGTCATGGCCCACGTGGTAACCACGTCGCTCGTCCTCGTCCTGTTCGCAACGCTCGTGGCGCTGTTCTACCGCGAGAGGACATCGGCCCAGTTCGTCTTCTCCACGGCTGTCGTCGTGATCATGCTCGCCGCGCTCGCTTTCCCGGGGAACCCGCTGAATGCAATCGCGCAGCTTTCGACCGGCACGGTTGCCCCCCCGCAGTTCGCGGCCCTCCTCCTCGCACTCGCCGCGTGCATCGTCCTTGCCCTCGCGACACACGCGGCTGCACGGAAGCTGCAGGGCAGGGGAGGAGAGTGA
- the ilvD gene encoding dihydroxy-acid dehydratase, translating into MRSRIVKEGYQRAPNRSLLRSLGVTDGEIDLPFIGIANAWNDIVPGHVHLRTLSTRIREGIAAAGGVPFEFGVIGICDGIAMGHAGMRYSLPSRENIADSIELMVEAHAFDGIVLLGTCDKIVPGMLMAAARCNIPAIVVTGGPMLPGYLDGRDLSLIDVFEGVGKVAAGTMTEAGLHELECAAMPGCGSCQGLYTANTMACMTEAMGMSLPGCAATPAVHAEKLRIARMSGERIVALVRGGILPREIITAENLRNAIRVDMALGGSTNTVLHLLAIASEAGADLSLDDFDRISAEIPHICHMQPAGPHSMLELYRSGGIPAVLHELSDYLEDGLTVSGKRVHEIAAGARKREGGIVRAVSDPISPAGGLRIIRGSLAPLGAVVKSAAVPREMWTHTGPARVFDGEAAAMEAILSRRIREGDVVIIRYEGPAGAPGMPEMLSPTSAIVGLGYRRVVLVTDGRFSGGTRGPCIGHVAPEAAAGGPIALARDGDMVAVDLHAKKIDLLVDDAEIARRRDEWKPPRRTLRGVLARYARTVGQADRGAVLGE; encoded by the coding sequence ATGCGGAGCAGGATCGTGAAGGAGGGGTACCAGAGGGCGCCCAACAGGTCGCTCCTCCGGTCCCTCGGGGTGACTGACGGCGAGATAGACCTCCCGTTCATCGGTATTGCGAATGCGTGGAACGACATCGTCCCGGGACATGTCCACCTGCGCACGCTTTCCACGAGGATCCGGGAGGGTATCGCCGCTGCGGGCGGTGTCCCGTTCGAGTTCGGCGTGATTGGGATATGCGACGGGATCGCGATGGGGCACGCGGGGATGCGGTACTCCCTCCCCTCCCGCGAGAACATCGCGGATTCCATCGAGCTGATGGTCGAGGCGCACGCATTCGACGGGATCGTCCTCCTCGGGACGTGCGACAAGATCGTCCCCGGGATGCTGATGGCCGCGGCAAGGTGCAACATCCCCGCGATCGTCGTGACAGGTGGCCCGATGCTCCCGGGGTACCTCGACGGGAGGGACCTCTCGCTCATCGACGTCTTCGAGGGAGTGGGGAAGGTGGCAGCGGGGACGATGACGGAGGCGGGCCTCCACGAGCTCGAGTGCGCCGCGATGCCGGGGTGCGGGAGCTGCCAGGGTCTCTACACGGCAAACACGATGGCATGCATGACCGAGGCGATGGGGATGTCCCTCCCCGGGTGCGCTGCAACGCCTGCCGTGCACGCGGAGAAGCTCCGCATCGCCCGCATGTCGGGGGAGAGGATCGTTGCGCTCGTCCGCGGGGGAATTCTCCCGCGCGAGATCATCACGGCGGAAAACCTCAGGAACGCGATACGCGTCGACATGGCACTCGGTGGCTCGACGAACACCGTTCTCCACCTCCTCGCGATCGCGAGCGAGGCGGGCGCGGACCTCTCGCTCGACGACTTTGACAGGATCTCGGCGGAAATCCCCCACATCTGCCACATGCAGCCCGCCGGGCCGCACTCCATGCTCGAGCTCTACAGGTCGGGGGGGATACCCGCGGTCCTCCACGAGCTCTCGGACTACCTTGAGGACGGGCTGACGGTCTCGGGGAAGCGCGTCCACGAGATCGCCGCCGGGGCGAGGAAGCGGGAAGGCGGGATCGTCCGCGCGGTGTCTGACCCCATCAGCCCCGCGGGAGGCCTCCGCATCATCCGCGGGAGCCTCGCTCCCCTCGGTGCGGTCGTGAAGTCCGCCGCGGTCCCGCGCGAGATGTGGACGCACACCGGTCCTGCCCGCGTTTTCGACGGGGAGGCCGCGGCAATGGAGGCCATCCTCTCCCGGAGGATAAGGGAGGGCGACGTGGTCATCATCCGGTACGAGGGGCCGGCGGGGGCACCGGGAATGCCTGAGATGCTCTCCCCGACGTCGGCCATCGTGGGGCTCGGGTACAGGAGAGTCGTCCTCGTCACCGACGGGCGTTTCTCGGGGGGGACGAGAGGCCCCTGCATCGGGCACGTGGCGCCCGAGGCCGCGGCCGGTGGCCCCATCGCGCTCGCGAGGGACGGCGACATGGTCGCGGTCGACCTCCACGCAAAGAAGATCGATCTCCTCGTCGACGATGCCGAGATCGCGCGCCGGAGGGACGAATGGAAACCCCCGCGCAGGACCCTGAGGGGCGTTCTCGCGCGGTACGCGAGGACGGTCGGGCAGGCAGACAGGGGAGCAGTCCTCGGGGAGTGA
- a CDS encoding PrsW family intramembrane metalloprotease, with protein sequence MNPSAFLSHVATIARWEVRRTFGVMGRHTLPVAIVLVVCLVVVTGFAAERGLHIQDGIYKLGTDNPRLLADIVGGDARFDLLAGERESLFANRGMFDIIVLGSDVYVHDTEKGRAALKTLERDYQRYLDSVYGAQQDLFAAYPLWIEVQEVKSELDFSATQSGRQISALPQPDRPPVPENPPGEVVPPSPDIPVPVEDLRQGLRQSWEQRGEFARYTELVGPKSPFGSYRTPSQLSPPLPFDSIILVFLFIFPLYFSAQFYMMSIMQERVERRGEPLLSSPAGAAAIVVGKALPYFCGMLLLCAAIATYIRAPLSVLVPLVPVILFFLSSALVIGMVSRSFKELSFVSIFFSTVVTSYLFFPSIFAHVHVISIVSPLTLIVLALQGEGYTASQYLYSTSLFFLTSTILFYVGIVNFREERLFSLSGIARRARDFVATSLSPAHPYLSVFSVSAFLVPFVFMVQMLLLVLVFNLPMPLSLAILIVSAACVEEIAKSVGVATLVLDGGRRASLRFAVLSSLATAAGFFAAEKLLLFVTLAQITESLFGSILFLTAGFLVYPLLLHFACTLCLASAVSFLGERGYIPGVAIATLVHSAYNFVVIGGLM encoded by the coding sequence GTGAACCCGAGTGCATTTCTCTCCCACGTGGCAACCATCGCCCGGTGGGAGGTCCGCCGCACGTTCGGCGTGATGGGGAGGCACACGCTCCCCGTTGCAATCGTCCTCGTCGTCTGCCTCGTCGTGGTGACCGGGTTTGCCGCGGAACGCGGTCTCCACATCCAGGACGGGATCTACAAGCTCGGGACCGACAATCCACGCCTGCTCGCGGATATCGTCGGGGGGGATGCACGCTTCGACCTCCTCGCGGGGGAGAGGGAATCCCTCTTCGCGAACCGCGGGATGTTCGACATCATCGTCCTCGGGTCTGATGTGTACGTCCACGACACCGAGAAGGGGAGGGCCGCGCTGAAAACGCTCGAGCGCGACTACCAGAGGTACCTCGACTCCGTATACGGCGCCCAGCAGGATCTCTTCGCGGCCTATCCCCTCTGGATAGAAGTGCAGGAGGTGAAGAGCGAGCTTGACTTTTCCGCGACGCAGTCGGGCAGGCAGATATCGGCGCTGCCCCAGCCCGACAGGCCCCCCGTCCCGGAAAACCCGCCGGGAGAGGTCGTGCCCCCGTCGCCCGACATTCCCGTCCCGGTCGAGGACCTCCGGCAGGGTCTCCGGCAGTCATGGGAACAGAGAGGCGAATTCGCCCGTTACACCGAGCTCGTGGGGCCGAAAAGCCCGTTCGGCTCCTACAGGACACCCTCGCAGCTCTCGCCCCCCCTCCCCTTCGACTCGATCATCCTCGTCTTCCTCTTCATCTTCCCGCTCTACTTCTCCGCGCAATTCTACATGATGAGCATCATGCAGGAGAGGGTCGAGCGGAGGGGCGAACCTCTCCTCTCGAGCCCCGCGGGGGCGGCGGCGATCGTCGTGGGGAAAGCACTCCCCTACTTCTGCGGGATGCTCCTCCTCTGCGCGGCGATCGCGACGTACATCCGGGCGCCGCTCTCGGTCCTCGTCCCCCTCGTCCCCGTCATCCTCTTCTTCCTCTCAAGTGCCCTCGTCATAGGGATGGTATCGCGGAGCTTCAAGGAACTCTCGTTCGTCTCCATCTTCTTCTCCACGGTCGTGACCTCGTACCTCTTCTTCCCGAGCATCTTTGCCCACGTCCACGTCATCAGCATCGTCTCGCCCCTCACCCTCATCGTGCTCGCGCTGCAGGGCGAGGGGTACACCGCGAGCCAGTACCTCTACTCGACCTCCCTGTTCTTCCTCACGAGCACGATACTCTTCTACGTGGGGATCGTGAACTTCCGCGAGGAGCGCCTCTTTTCCCTCTCCGGTATCGCGCGCCGCGCGAGGGATTTCGTCGCCACCTCCCTCTCCCCGGCCCACCCGTACCTCTCCGTCTTTTCGGTGAGCGCGTTCCTCGTGCCTTTCGTCTTCATGGTCCAGATGCTCCTCCTCGTCCTCGTCTTCAACCTCCCCATGCCACTCTCCCTCGCAATCCTCATCGTGTCTGCCGCGTGCGTCGAGGAGATCGCAAAGTCCGTCGGCGTCGCGACCCTCGTCCTCGACGGTGGCAGGCGCGCATCCCTCCGGTTCGCCGTGCTCTCCTCGCTCGCGACGGCCGCGGGTTTCTTTGCCGCGGAGAAACTCCTCCTCTTCGTCACGCTCGCCCAGATCACGGAGAGCCTCTTCGGGAGCATCCTCTTCCTCACTGCCGGTTTCCTCGTGTACCCATTGCTCCTCCACTTCGCCTGCACGCTCTGCCTCGCATCCGCTGTCAGCTTCCTCGGGGAGAGGGGGTACATCCCGGGAGTAGCGATTGCGACCCTCGTCCACAGCGCGTACAACTTCGTCGTCATCGGGGGGCTGATGTAG